The nucleotide window aatatcttctattcatgtAGCTCTTGGCATTACTGTTAGcttggacttggaggttgagtagttgGATATGAAGACGACTTGCCTTTATGGTAATTTAGAGGAATAAATTTATATGGAGTAACtaaaaggcttcaaagtcaaaggtaaaaaaattttgtttacaagttaagAAAGAGTTTGTATGGGTTGAAGTAAGTTTCAAGACAAtgatacagaaagtttgattcatttataattgaaaatgaatacaaaagagTGACTTCAAATTATTATGTATACATCAAACGGTTTGGTgaagattttattattctcttattttatgttgatgacatgtttaTCTTTGAGAAAGATATATCTATAATTGACAAGTTAAAGAAGGAACTGAGTTAGTCCTTTACAATGAAGGACATGAGGCTAGCAAAGCAAATATTAGGCATGCATATTTTttgttatagaaaaaaaaaagatttgattgtcacaagagaaatacatcgagaagatactAGAAAGGTTCTAatatttgtttaagctttggaggtggaccacatatgTTGACGGGTTACACAAATGCACATATGTTGACGGGTTTTGTACTCACTTTTGCAAGGGGAGTTTTGTCACGACAATCTAGATTACAAATGTGCATTGCTCTCTCCACTACAGAGGAAGAATATATCACTGCTATAaaggtttgcaaagaaatattatagataaaagaattcttataagaattgaggCTGAAACAAGAAAACTATGTGGTGTATTGTGACAGCCATAGCGCCATCCATTTTTGTAAAAATCCAACTttttattccaagtcaaagcaaataAATGTTAGATATCACTAGATTCGAAATATACTTGAAGAAAAACAGTTGCAAttttagaaaattcacacaaatGACAACAAAGCAAACATATTAACAAAGATCTTactaaaagaaagacaggagatatgctgaTAGCTGAtcgacatggcttcacattgaggaatcATGAGACAACCTCCCTTGTGGGCTGAAGGGGAAGGTTGTTGGGTAGATGACCAATTATTCAACCCATCGTGAGTTTTAATTATCCACATCCCACTTTAGACTTCTCCGTTCTCATTtaatctaaaccctaactcagttAGGGAAGAACAAGGGGGTATTAGTGGTTATGAAAAAGAGAGAAGCAACAATGATAGTTGAgggcaaaaaaataagagaaaaaagaaagggaaaaagataAGGATAACGCAAATGTTGTTTTTAATCATCcatgtagtgttctcatctcaggttagatcagatttatAGTAAATTTTTACTATGATCACTTcaggagattttagatattgtgcacagtagcataatccttgtatcctaattatttttttgtgattgttgcttgggttttgggcaaaagattttgagatttgtacattcattatttttatagtagatTTTCCCTTACTTGCCTCGTGGTTTTTATCTTTCACGTTGGACGGGTTTTACACGAAATCTTGGTatcctatttgattgtgattttcatttaatttcgtTATGTGTTACGATCGActtatatttatttgtatataaacttttttttaattaatgttGTTCAACACTTTCTACCTATATTTatagagaaaattataaaatcaaACTAGGTTAAAATTAAAATTGGCATAATTATGTTGAACATATATACGTGATCAACAAAAATTGATGCACATTACAAATATTAAGCCGTAAAGGAACATAATATAAAATTGATATAATTATATGACAGGTAGATATTATGTCTAATTGCAGATTTTATCTTCGGACGATATATGTTGCATCAAGTTAGTACTTCAATTACTTTTTTAATTGCATGTAAACGCATATAAATGTCGTATTTGAGACTAATCATAGCCTATATATCTAACCTTCGATCATTTAACTGTACATATAATAAGTAATTCTGCCGAGACTTTATCAAGTCATAataaaaacctaaaaaaaaatttcttccataATTacttaaaatccaaaaaatataatgtGGGTCCCAACATCAAAATGATTCACAGTGTGGGCCCCAATTTGGTTCCTACTCAGCAATAGAGATAAGCCTTTGAATCCCTCCCTCACTCTCACACCTTCGAAGCCAAAACAGCAGCGAGAGGATGGCTTTAGCGACAGCGGCCATCACCGCCGCtctctcctccctctccctccacCCTCCTCTTCACCGCGGCGGCCTCTGCCTCAAGCCCCTCTGTGCCACCCTgctcccttcctcctcctccttccgcgCCCGAACCCTCCCCAAATTGGCCGCCACGGCCGACATCGACACCTCCTTCTTCGACAACGTCGACCCCAACGACGACATCCCCTTCGACCCCCCGGCCCCGCCGGAAGGCTACGTTGCCCCACCCTCCTTCGACGAGCTTCCCCCCGAGTCCGAGGAGGAGGTCGCCGCCGCCTACGAGGAGATCTACGGCGCCGCCTACAGCGGCGAGTCCGTGCTCGGGAACGACATCTACGTCATGGACGGAAAGGTCAAGAAATCCAGCGGCCTCCTCGGCCGGAAGAAGCGGGACAGGCCCAACGATGGGTTCGAGGAGCGGGTCGTCCAGGTGAGGAGGGTCACCAAGGTCGTCAAGGGCGGCAAGAAGCTTTCTTTTCGTGCCATCGTGGTGGTGGGGGACAAGAAGGGGCAGGTTGGCGTCGGGGTCGGGAAGGCCAAGGAGGTGGTCGACGCTATCGCCAAGTCCGCAGGGAACGCCCGTAGGAACATCGTGTCGGTGCCCATGACCAAATACTTGACCTTCCCTCACAGGTAATCCATCCGTTTCTCTGTCATTTTTCCTTCAAATGCAAAGTTGGGCTCTTGATTCATAAGTTTTTGTTAATGCTTGCTTCAAATCTCTTGTTGTTCTGCTTTCCCTATAAGATGTTTGTCTTTATGGTTGATTTATTGAGAGGAATCGGAGAAGTTATAAATAAGCTAAATCTTTAGTTTACCGTGATGAAATCATATTTTTTGCCAATGCCGAAATGTGCTTGATAATTTAGAGTGCAAGTTTCATGGATGCTGATGCTCAGGAATCACACTATTCCTGTGATGAAGAAGTGTTACAATACTCAATCTGACACATTTTTCAAAACCTAGAGGCCCAGCTCAATGTGGTAGAGGCAGATGATAAGCTGCTTTCTGTTGCATACTTCTGATCACTCCATTAAAATGAGTTTTGTATGCTTCAATTATGTATAGTGGTTTATGTGAAACAGATAATATGATATTGGAGTATTGATTTTTCTGTATCCGCCgtctattttcttttttatttcctcGTAATTGTTTTATTTACCAATTATAACATTTTCCCTTAGTGTGTTCCTATATTCTAAGCTACTAATCTAATTCTATGGTCCCATTCTAATTCACCTTTGTACTTTAGGGCACTTGAATTGTAAGATGCCTAATGTCACTGTTGGATGATGATCTAATCCTATAATGAAATTAGTTAAGACTAATGTTAATGAGATCTGATAAAGTTTTATGTTGGCTATTAATAGCTTAACATGACCCTCACTCTTTTGGGCTTGGAACTGACATTGAAAACACAAGAGCAAGTTATAAAGAAATGGAAACTGCTAAAGAATTTTTGTTTGCTCCAAACTAGGATTTTGATTCACCAACATAGATCTCAGACCATAAGAGACCTTTCCCTTTAAGCACCAACCTCTAGAGGTCTAGCAAATTACACCATAATTcagttgtatgttttatgttgcaATACAAAATCCAGAAAATCCCTAGACTGCTTTTCcaatcaagaaagaaaaataacattCACTAAGCCAAGACTTAATGCAGAAGACTTTACAAAGTCAAGACCTAATAGCTAATATACCGCAGTTTAATCcttctcatcaatgaacttggagGGCTCAGTGCTAGGTCTCAACATCTAATCTAGTGTTTTCCAAAGCACAAGGTGCCAAAACGCTCGAGGCGATAGGTGCTTTCCCAAGCGAAACGAGACGTtcccaaatattaaaattaaaaaaatatatattatgattgataaatatgattataaaataaatatggcTGGGGGTGAGTGTTGTTATTACTTATTAGTTAGTTTGGTTGAGCTAACTATGTGAAATTGGTTGAACTTGAACTCAATTTGATTGGACACATGCCTGAGTCTCCCAATGCGTGGGCTCAAGCATGCACCTGAGTGGTGCCTCCTTCAAATGCCTCGCTCGGCCCTGTTATGAAGTGCTCGGGCTTCGCCTCGCTGAGGGCCTTTTGAAAACACTGATCTAATCAGCACTTTATAATGATAATACTCGTCATAATTATCATTCTTATCTTATAGTGATTAGATCTCAATTTGAGATAGCAATGGGTCTAATTTCAATTGCAATAGGATTTTGCAACAATGTCGGGTGATTAAGTTGCATCTAGATAAAGCTCGAAGTGGACCTAATCTGACCAGATTTAAGCCAAAGTTGTCAGACTACTCTTAgagagagatcttgattaaaggaGAGTTCGTCCTTTAAGAGGAGGTCTAGCCATCCATCGTATGAGGGCTTCCTACCCAAGCCAGGAGAGAGATGAGGCAGCCACCCAACTCCTACTCCCAACACATGAGGGAGGACACATGTCTCTAACATTCGAAGACTATAGCTGACTAAGCCTAAAAAAGTCAGCGAGGAGGCTATCATGTACTTAGCtgtttttgcctaagtcgtgcggcacccttgcgtgtcagtCCACAAAGGTCAGTCTCTCCTAAATCTCCtacggtcccttaggacctacaaaagagaaaacgggttagagaaagagtcttactcgagatccacaagcaatcatttcagtaaacacttcatagccaatgcaaattacaaacatacttcacaAGTCCTGAAcgatcgcacaacaaagggtccaaaatgatccactatagaccgaaatctccacaagtgcccacatgacataacctttgtttgcaagcctaggacGATCACTAAAATCAaagaaaatggggctgttaagcctactGGTAGCCTTTTACATActatgtaaagcatgaacaaaactgaaagacatggacatacatgagcattacatcaaacaccccgtttacatttttgtccgtgacattatcccccacttattccttcgacgtcatcgttgaagcctttgcagacgctgcatctcctcgcctttgttgaatcttcaatcttttTCTCCAGTTGCGATGCGCCTCTTGGCTTCAACGACATTTCgccgctgttgttgagtagtcgaactttgatctgccatgttgcttcaactcgcccATGACTCTGACTCTG belongs to Musa acuminata AAA Group cultivar baxijiao chromosome BXJ3-5, Cavendish_Baxijiao_AAA, whole genome shotgun sequence and includes:
- the LOC103985246 gene encoding small ribosomal subunit protein uS5c, whose product is MALATAAITAALSSLSLHPPLHRGGLCLKPLCATLLPSSSSFRARTLPKLAATADIDTSFFDNVDPNDDIPFDPPAPPEGYVAPPSFDELPPESEEEVAAAYEEIYGAAYSGESVLGNDIYVMDGKVKKSSGLLGRKKRDRPNDGFEERVVQVRRVTKVVKGGKKLSFRAIVVVGDKKGQVGVGVGKAKEVVDAIAKSAGNARRNIVSVPMTKYLTFPHRCDGDYGAAKVMLRPASPGTGVIAGGAVRIVLEMAGVENALGKQLGSKNALNNARATVAAVQRMRQFRDVARERGIPMEELWQ